One stretch of Weissella koreensis KACC 15510 DNA includes these proteins:
- the rpoD gene encoding RNA polymerase sigma factor RpoD codes for MPKKVEQTDVDFDQKGFDKAIKDLVKEYKKSTTIKEDELHETLVKRWNLNANQIDELYDKVEAAGIAIVDEQGEPAMRALNNKKTALSEKELKQAAEAPSGIKINDPVRMYLKEIGRVSLLTGPEEVALAERIEEGDASAKQELAEANLRLVVSIAKRYVGRGMQFLDLIQEGNMGLMKAVEKFDYRKGFKFSTYATWWIRQAITRAIADQARTIRIPVHMVETINKLIRIQRSLLSDLGREPTPEEIGAEMDIATEKVRDILKIAQEPVSLETPIGEEDDSHLGDFIEDNEAVSPADSAAYQMLKEQLESVLDTLTDREENVLRLRFGLEDGRTRTLEEVGKVFGVTRERIRQIEAKALRKLRHPTRSKQLRDFLD; via the coding sequence ATGCCTAAAAAAGTAGAGCAAACTGATGTAGATTTTGATCAAAAAGGTTTTGACAAAGCGATTAAGGATCTTGTAAAAGAATACAAAAAATCAACGACAATTAAAGAAGATGAATTGCATGAAACATTGGTTAAACGTTGGAATTTAAATGCTAACCAAATTGATGAACTATATGATAAGGTCGAAGCAGCTGGGATTGCCATTGTTGATGAACAAGGTGAACCAGCTATGCGTGCTTTGAATAATAAAAAGACGGCTTTAAGTGAAAAAGAATTAAAGCAAGCAGCTGAAGCACCATCTGGGATTAAAATTAATGATCCTGTACGTATGTATTTAAAAGAGATTGGCCGTGTTAGCTTATTGACAGGTCCAGAAGAAGTTGCATTGGCCGAACGTATTGAAGAGGGTGATGCATCTGCTAAGCAAGAATTGGCTGAGGCTAATTTGCGTTTGGTGGTTTCAATTGCAAAACGTTATGTTGGTCGTGGAATGCAATTCTTGGATTTGATTCAAGAAGGAAATATGGGCTTGATGAAGGCAGTTGAGAAGTTCGATTACCGTAAGGGGTTCAAATTTTCAACTTATGCCACATGGTGGATTCGTCAAGCGATCACTCGCGCAATTGCCGACCAAGCTCGTACAATTAGAATTCCAGTGCATATGGTGGAAACGATTAATAAATTAATCCGAATCCAACGATCATTGCTTTCTGATTTGGGACGAGAACCAACTCCTGAGGAAATTGGGGCTGAGATGGATATTGCGACAGAAAAAGTTCGTGATATTCTTAAAATTGCGCAAGAACCAGTTTCCTTAGAAACGCCAATTGGTGAAGAAGATGATTCACATCTAGGTGATTTCATTGAAGACAATGAAGCTGTTTCACCAGCTGATTCCGCCGCATATCAAATGTTGAAGGAACAGCTAGAATCAGTACTAGATACTCTAACTGATCGTGAAGAGAACGTCTTACGTTTGCGCTTTGGATTAGAAGATGGCCGGACTCGAACATTAGAAGAAGTTGGTAAAGTCTTTGGTGTGACGCGAGAACGAATTCGTCAAATCGAAGCCAAGGCGCTTCGGAAACTTCGCCATCCAACGCGTTCAAAGCAATTACGTGATTTCTTGGACTAA
- a CDS encoding C40 family peptidase has product MTNQKLPSRNEKHNKKSIKKQSKNKHLLLKWFGFLLIIIITVGCLFKLQIFVIHGEAKTYQLSNGQSVQLQKTNFKTYLTATNTNKKITGLQTLNNKQYYFDPKTNEMVYGLKKIDNNYYYFTKDGSDDAIQAYEHVSNNLKSDNPIIEKAISSGSKLIGKSPYVYGGGRTESDIKKNRFDCSSFVSWFYRQAGQPLVVQAYTRTSLLATTGTSYTWYTKERGDLLVTPDGYPEERQHVAIYLGDNFILHDAASQNGVTITRLDQLVNPKTSKTLTWEKLFKPGYVQREV; this is encoded by the coding sequence ATGACCAATCAAAAACTTCCCTCACGAAACGAAAAACATAATAAAAAATCAATTAAAAAGCAATCTAAAAACAAACATCTTTTACTTAAATGGTTTGGATTCCTCTTAATAATAATCATCACGGTTGGTTGCCTATTTAAATTACAAATTTTCGTCATTCACGGAGAAGCTAAGACCTATCAGCTCTCCAATGGCCAGAGTGTCCAATTACAAAAAACAAACTTCAAAACATATTTAACTGCAACCAATACTAATAAAAAAATCACTGGACTTCAAACTTTAAATAATAAACAATATTATTTTGATCCTAAAACTAATGAAATGGTTTATGGGTTAAAGAAAATTGATAACAACTACTATTACTTCACTAAAGATGGTTCTGATGATGCCATTCAAGCATACGAGCATGTATCTAATAATTTAAAATCCGATAATCCCATTATCGAAAAAGCTATCTCTTCTGGTTCAAAATTAATTGGTAAAAGTCCCTACGTCTATGGTGGTGGTCGAACTGAATCTGATATTAAGAAAAACCGGTTTGATTGTTCTTCGTTTGTTTCTTGGTTTTACCGTCAGGCAGGTCAACCACTCGTAGTTCAAGCCTATACTAGGACCTCACTATTAGCTACAACAGGGACTTCATATACTTGGTACACAAAAGAGCGTGGCGACCTTTTAGTCACCCCTGATGGATATCCTGAAGAACGTCAACACGTAGCTATTTATCTCGGTGATAATTTTATTTTGCATGATGCTGCTTCTCAAAATGGAGTAACTATTACTCGTTTAGATCAATTAGTTAATCCAAAAACTTCAAAAACATTGACTTGGGAAAAACTATTTAAACCAGGTTACGTCCAACGCGAAGTTTAG
- the dnaG gene encoding DNA primase has protein sequence MPDELVENIRQSVNIVDVVSPYVALKKQGRNLFGRCPWHEERTPSFSVNEEKQIFHCFSCGRGGNAFTFLMEKEELSFPQAVAKVASMTGIELDSTYTVSSDEKRQISQHQRDLLALYDEATKFYHYLLVNAEIGDDALQYLHQRGLDDTTIDAYMLGYAPEGDALYNYFNEKKVDYQLMRESELFIVWDDGTLHDRFVDRILFTIRNREGAPIAFSGRRMSNDTTIAKYMNSPESALFDKSEELFNFDLAKTTIKKSKVVILFEGFMDVIAAFQAGIHNGVASMGTSLTKTQVRRLGQSAEEINIAYDADTAGQAATYRAIDLINKNSSLKIKIINIPDGQDPDEYLRSQGIDALREVLTRNLKDPVEFNLNYLRKDYDLSNQSDIFNYIEQVLPVLAQVKEPLVRQTYMQQLATEFNVSSSGLEEQLRNLMMQQQVSRQTENTRVKDNYVPILETPNLVEKPVLSQVEQAEQILLTWMLKHQDAWLKVTSRLDFHFVDVVYETLFMLADGYKQKNQIQEIDNWADFMDFVKEPDLVRVLSQLDQIDDAMMQELDQVDEYIGVLLNRAPLEEKIKQKQRELLEAKQVNNEVLATQLSFEVLSLLREKQAAQSNQQ, from the coding sequence ATTCCAGATGAATTAGTCGAAAATATTCGGCAAAGTGTGAATATTGTTGATGTGGTTAGCCCTTATGTGGCTTTAAAAAAACAAGGACGGAACCTCTTCGGCCGTTGTCCATGGCATGAAGAACGAACACCATCGTTTTCAGTTAATGAAGAAAAACAGATTTTTCATTGTTTTTCGTGTGGACGTGGTGGAAATGCTTTTACTTTTTTAATGGAAAAAGAAGAATTATCTTTCCCGCAAGCTGTTGCTAAAGTGGCAAGTATGACAGGGATAGAACTTGACTCAACTTACACAGTGAGTTCAGATGAGAAACGCCAAATTTCACAACATCAACGCGATCTTCTAGCATTGTATGATGAAGCGACTAAATTTTATCATTATTTATTGGTTAATGCCGAAATTGGGGATGATGCCTTACAGTATCTGCATCAACGGGGGCTTGATGATACGACGATTGATGCTTACATGCTTGGATACGCGCCGGAAGGTGATGCTTTATATAATTATTTTAATGAAAAAAAAGTAGATTATCAGTTGATGCGTGAATCAGAACTATTTATTGTTTGGGATGATGGAACGCTGCATGATCGGTTTGTTGATCGCATATTGTTTACGATTAGAAATCGTGAAGGCGCACCAATTGCTTTTTCCGGTCGTCGAATGTCAAACGATACGACGATCGCTAAGTACATGAATAGTCCCGAAAGTGCTTTGTTTGATAAATCAGAAGAGTTATTTAATTTTGATCTAGCTAAGACAACAATTAAAAAAAGTAAGGTTGTCATTCTTTTTGAAGGCTTTATGGATGTTATTGCCGCTTTTCAGGCAGGAATTCATAATGGAGTTGCTTCAATGGGGACAAGTCTTACTAAAACTCAGGTTCGCCGATTAGGTCAAAGCGCCGAAGAAATTAATATTGCTTATGATGCGGATACAGCTGGACAAGCAGCTACTTATCGAGCAATTGACCTAATTAACAAAAATAGTTCATTAAAAATTAAAATTATTAATATTCCTGATGGACAAGATCCTGATGAATATTTACGTAGTCAAGGAATCGACGCTTTGCGAGAAGTTTTGACTCGTAATTTAAAAGATCCGGTTGAGTTTAATTTGAACTATCTTCGTAAGGACTATGACTTAAGCAATCAAAGTGATATTTTCAATTATATTGAGCAAGTTTTACCAGTACTTGCACAAGTGAAAGAACCATTAGTGCGTCAAACCTATATGCAACAGTTAGCAACAGAGTTTAATGTAAGCAGTTCTGGCTTAGAAGAGCAATTGCGCAACTTAATGATGCAGCAACAAGTCTCCAGGCAGACAGAAAATACTCGGGTAAAAGATAATTACGTTCCAATATTAGAAACGCCAAACCTGGTCGAAAAACCGGTTTTATCTCAGGTGGAGCAGGCTGAACAAATTTTATTAACTTGGATGTTAAAACATCAAGATGCTTGGTTAAAGGTTACTAGTAGGCTTGATTTTCATTTTGTTGATGTGGTTTATGAAACTTTGTTTATGCTAGCTGATGGCTATAAACAAAAGAATCAGATTCAAGAAATTGATAATTGGGCTGATTTTATGGATTTTGTAAAGGAACCGGATTTAGTTAGAGTGCTTTCACAATTAGATCAAATTGATGATGCTATGATGCAGGAATTAGATCAAGTGGACGAGTATATTGGTGTGTTATTAAATCGAGCGCCGCTTGAAGAAAAAATTAAACAAAAACAACGTGAGTTGTTGGAGGCTAAGCAAGTTAATAATGAAGTTTTAGCGACTCAATTAAGCTTTGAAGTTTTATCTTTATTACGAGAAAAGCAAGCAGCACAATCTAATCAACAGTAA